The following nucleotide sequence is from Candidatus Hydrogenedentota bacterium.
CAATTGCTTTCGAACGCGATGGGCTCGATGCCGGCTTTTTGCAGCCCGGCGTTGACGATGTCGAGCATTTCGAGGAAGGAGATGTCGGTGGAAATGTCCCGGGCTTCGTGGGTTTCGAGGTGTCCCTTGGCCTCCGGGCCTTCCTGGCGCCAAACCTTCAGGGTGATGGAGATGGTTTTCTCGTTCATCAAGCGTAGCTCCTTTGAACCAGCTTGACCTCTTCAAAACGGAGGGGTTCCTTGTGGAGCCTGTGGGTTTCGGATACGGAATCGTATTCCCATGCCGCCACATGGCAGAATGCATCGTCGTTGCGCCGCGGTTCGCCTTCGTCCGTCTGGTATTCCTCGCGGAGGTGGCTTCCGCAGGATTCGTTTCGTTCAAGCGCGTCCCGGCACATCAGTTCGGCCAGTTCGAGGAAATCCGCCACGCGCCCCGCGCTTTCCAGGAGTTGATTGAACGATCCCTGTGAACCGAGAACGTTTACGTTGTTCCAAAACTCCTCGCGCAATTCCGGTATCCGTTTGAGCGCCTCGTTCAACGAGTCGGCGGAACGCGCCATGCCGCACGTGTTCCACAGCAGCAGACCCAGTTCGCGATGCAATTCGCGGACCGTCTTCTTGCCCTTTAGCCCGATAAGCCGGTCCAGTCGCTTCTGCGTTTCACGGGCCGCGTCCCGTGCGGACGGGTGATTGGCGTCTGCATTCGCTTTTCCCGCGCCGGCCAGGAAGTCGCCGATGGTGTATGGCAGGATGAAGTAGCCGTCGGCCAGTCCCTGCATGAGCGCGCTGGCGCCGAGCCGGTTCGCGCCGTGGTCGGAGAAATTGGCCTCGCCAATCACGAACAGGCCCGGAAGCGTGCTCATCAGGTTGTAGTCCACCCAGAGGCCGCCCATGGTGTAATGGGCCGCCGGATAGATCCGCATGGGGGTTTTGCGGGGATCCTCGTCGGTAATGCGTTCATACATCTCGAAGAGGTTGCCGTATTTTTCGTCGAGCGACTGGATGCCCTTCCGCGCGAGGGCATCCTCGAAATCGAGGTAGACGGCATATCCGCCGCGCACGCCGTGGCCGTCGTCGCAGACGCGCTTGGCCGCGCGCGACGCCACGTCGCGCGGCACCAGATTGCCGAAACTGGGATACCGTTCCTCGAGGTAATACCAGCGTTCTTCATGGGGAATTTCGGCGGGGGGGCGCGCATCGCCCTTGGCTCGGGGCACCCAGATCCGCCCGTCGTTGCGGAGACCCTCGCTCATCAGGGTGAGTTTGGACTGATGCTCGCCGGAGACGGGGATGCAGGTGGGGTGAATCTGCGTGAAGCAGGGATTGGCGAAATATGCGCCGCGCTTATGGGCGCGCCACGCGGCGGTCGCATTCGACATGACCGAATTCGTCGAGAGATAAAAGACGTTCGCATAGCCGCCTGTGGCGAGAATAACCGCGTCGGCCATGTGCGTTTCGATGCCGCCGGAGACAAGGTTCCGGCAAACGATGCCCACGGCGCGGTTGTCCGCCACGATTAGATCGAGCATTTCGCGGCGCGGGGTGAGTTCCACGTTGCCGCGGGCCGCCTCTTTCATCAGCGCGCCATAGGCCCCCAAAAGCAACTGTTGGCCGGTCTGACCGTTGGCGTAGAAGGTCCGGGACACTTGCGCGCCGCCGAACGATCGGTTGTCGAGATAGCCGGAATATTCGCGGGTAAACGGCACGCCCTGCGCGACGCATTGGTCAATGATGTTGCCGCTCACTTCCGCAAGGCGGTAGACGTTCGCCTCGCGGGCGCGAAAATCGCCCCCCTTCACTGTATCGTAGAAAAGGCGCCTGACGCTGTCGCCGTCGTTCTGGTAATTCTTGGCCGCATTGATTCCGCCCTGTGCGGAGATGCTGTGGGCGCGGCGGGGCGAATCGCACAGGCAGAAGACCTTGACGCGATACCCCAATTCCGACAGGGAAGCGGCGGCGGACGCCCCGGCCAGCCCGGTGCCGACGACAATCAGCGTGTATTTGGGTTTGTTGGCCGGACTGACAAGCCGGATTTCAAACTTGTGCCGCGACCACTTTTCCGCAATGGGTCCGGCGGGTATCTTCGCGTCCAGCGTGCCGGTTGAAGAATCCATAATACCGTCTTTCATGGCCTGGTCAAGGATGAAGCGGCGCCAGATACGTCGCCGCGAGCACATACAGGGGTATTGAAATAAACGCGAAAGCGACCAGCGCGCCTGCCGCCTGCGCCGCGCGCTTTATCGCGGTCATGCCGCAGCGTGGCAACACGCCGAACGTCATCCAGACTACCGCCACGGCGTTGCTGAAATGGAGTCCGACCGCGCACAGCGCCACGATGTACAGCGCCGAATGCAGCGGATCGGCAAATGAATTCCAGACGATGCCGTACAGTCCGAGGCTTTCCCTCGCGAAAGGCCCGCCCGGCAGCACGGATACGGGACCTGCCTGATCCCGAAGGGCGAAATCGGCGATGTGGAAAACGAGAAACGCGAAGAGGGTCAATCCCGAATACAGCATGGTCCGCTTGGCGAAATTGGGTTCGCACGCTTTTTGGCGGACGGCGTACCGCGTGGCGCGCGCCGCGCGGCTGTCGATCGCGAGCCAAATTGCGAATGAGACATGGACAATGAAGGCCGCCAAAAGCCCCAGGCGGGCAAACCACAGCAACGGCCCCAGCGAGTGGAGATGCTTCGCGTAGGCGTTGAAACGTTCGGGACCGGCGAACAGAAAGAAGTTTCCGGCCAAATGTCCAAGAATGAAAAGGATTAGGACGATTCCCGAAACGCCCACCAGCAATTCTTTTGCAAGGGATCCAATACGAAATGCACAAACATGCTTCATTAATCAGCCCGCTTTCCCGCAGAGAGCCATTCGTTCGCGCCGGAACCATGCGGGCGGCATGGGCGCATTGCGATAGCGTTCCTGTTGCCGGAGCGCGGCGCCTTCCCGAAAACCCACTTCCAGGGCCAGTTTGTTTTTTTCTTCCGTGCCCTTCGGCGCGCGGGCAAGAACGGCCTGCATGAGCGCTTCACGGGGGACAATATCCGTTATCGCGGCAATGGCGCCCAGCGAGATGACGTTGGCCACCATGACATTCTGCACTTCCTCGCGGGCCAACTGGGTCAGCGGAAGGCCGAAATACAGGCAATCGGGCGGATCGGCGACAAGCGTTTCGTCAAGAATGAGCGTGCCCTGTTCGCGAAGATCCGGGTAGTATTTGTCCAGCGCTTCCTGGGTCATGGCCAGCAACAGGTCGAGCCGGAACGGTTTCGGGTAGTAGATTTCCGTCGGGGACACGACGATATCCGCTTTCGAAGCGCCTCCGCGCGCTTCCGGACCGTAGGATTTAGTCTGGACGACGTTCAAAGAAGAGTCGTTTCCGATCGCTTCGCATAAAAGCATCGCGGCCAGCATCATGCCTTGGCCGCCCGAACCGGAAAGGCGGATTTCATAGCGCGCGGCGGGCACTTGCAGTTGCTGGAAGGTCGCGGCGCTCATGCTTCTTTGCCTTTCGTGAAGCGATCCACCAGTTTCTGGTATTCGTCGCACAATTCCGTCTTTTCCGTGTCGCGGTGCAGTACGCCCGTGACGATCAGGTCCTTGGTTTCTTCGGGGGAAACATTTTTGATCCGGTTGACCGACGCGGCTTTTTCCTGAAACATGCGGAGCAGGGCGGTGGCCTGCCCCAGCCGGTTCAGGCGTCCGTAGTATGTGTGGCAGTTCGAGATGATTTCGACGAACGAAAAGCCCCGGTGCGAGATGGCTTCCGTGATGACGCGATCCATTTGCGGGGTGTGGTAGACGGTGGTCCGGGCGACGAACGTCGCCCCGGCCCCCTGCGCGAGACTACAGGCCTCGAAATTTTTTTCCGCGTTGCCGTAGGGGGTGGTGGTGGCGAACGCGCCTGACGGCGTCGTGGGCGACACCTGGCCGCCGGTCATGCCGTAGGTGTAGTTGTTGATCAGGATGGTCGTGATGTCAATGTTTCGCCGGCAGGCGTGAATCAGGTGGTTGCCGCCGATCGAAAGCGCGTCGCCGTCGCCGGTGATGACGATGACCTTGAGATCCGGCCGTGCGAACTTGACGCCGGTCGCGAAGGCCAGCGCCCGTCCGTGGGTGGTGTGCAGCGCCTGAAAGTCCAGATAGACCGGCATGCGGCTGCTGCAACCGATGCCCGACACGAGCGCGATTTCGTCTTTCGGGATGCGCAATTTTTCGATGGCCCGAACCAGGGAACTCATGACGATGCCGTTGCCGCAGCCGGGGCACCAGAGGTTTGGAAAGCGCTTGTGCGGGCGCAGGTAGTCCAGAAAAACGTCCGATTTCATTTGGCGCTTGGGAGGGGATTCCGTGGCCACGACGCTCATGACGAGACCTCCTGTATTTTTTCGATGATTTGCGCGGGGGTGAAGATTTCGCCGTCGTATCGAAGGAGCGAATGCACGGAAACAGTCCGCGGAGCCATGCGCTCGACTTCGTGGATGAGTTGGCCCATGTTCAGTTCGGCGACGATGACGTTGCGCGTGTTGAGCAGAATTTCGCGCAAACGCTTCGATGGAAACGGCCAAATCGTCAAGAGTTGGACGCATCCGGCCTTGATCCCCGCTTCTCGCGCCTGCATGACGGCTTCAAGGGTGGTGCGCGAAACGGAGCCATAGGAGACGATCGCCACTTCGGCGTCGTCCATCCAATCGAGGCGCAGTTTTTCGATTTCATCCTGGTAATCCTCGATTTTGTGGCGCAGTTTGTCGAGGGTTACAACGATTTCGTCCGGGCGATTGGTGGGAAATCCGCGGGGGTCGTGCGTGAGGCCGGTCGCGTACCATCGGTACCCATCGCCGTAGGCTG
It contains:
- a CDS encoding 2-oxoacid:ferredoxin oxidoreductase subunit beta, whose translation is MSVVATESPPKRQMKSDVFLDYLRPHKRFPNLWCPGCGNGIVMSSLVRAIEKLRIPKDEIALVSGIGCSSRMPVYLDFQALHTTHGRALAFATGVKFARPDLKVIVITGDGDALSIGGNHLIHACRRNIDITTILINNYTYGMTGGQVSPTTPSGAFATTTPYGNAEKNFEACSLAQGAGATFVARTTVYHTPQMDRVITEAISHRGFSFVEIISNCHTYYGRLNRLGQATALLRMFQEKAASVNRIKNVSPEETKDLIVTGVLHRDTEKTELCDEYQKLVDRFTKGKEA
- a CDS encoding 2-oxoacid:acceptor oxidoreductase family protein; this translates as MSAATFQQLQVPAARYEIRLSGSGGQGMMLAAMLLCEAIGNDSSLNVVQTKSYGPEARGGASKADIVVSPTEIYYPKPFRLDLLLAMTQEALDKYYPDLREQGTLILDETLVADPPDCLYFGLPLTQLAREEVQNVMVANVISLGAIAAITDIVPREALMQAVLARAPKGTEEKNKLALEVGFREGAALRQQERYRNAPMPPAWFRRERMALCGKAG
- a CDS encoding succinate dehydrogenase cytochrome b subunit — translated: MKHVCAFRIGSLAKELLVGVSGIVLILFILGHLAGNFFLFAGPERFNAYAKHLHSLGPLLWFARLGLLAAFIVHVSFAIWLAIDSRAARATRYAVRQKACEPNFAKRTMLYSGLTLFAFLVFHIADFALRDQAGPVSVLPGGPFARESLGLYGIVWNSFADPLHSALYIVALCAVGLHFSNAVAVVWMTFGVLPRCGMTAIKRAAQAAGALVAFAFISIPLYVLAATYLAPLHP
- a CDS encoding succinate dehydrogenase/fumarate reductase iron-sulfur subunit; the encoded protein is MNEKTISITLKVWRQEGPEAKGHLETHEARDISTDISFLEMLDIVNAGLQKAGIEPIAFESN
- a CDS encoding fumarate reductase/succinate dehydrogenase flavoprotein subunit, with the translated sequence MDSSTGTLDAKIPAGPIAEKWSRHKFEIRLVSPANKPKYTLIVVGTGLAGASAAASLSELGYRVKVFCLCDSPRRAHSISAQGGINAAKNYQNDGDSVRRLFYDTVKGGDFRAREANVYRLAEVSGNIIDQCVAQGVPFTREYSGYLDNRSFGGAQVSRTFYANGQTGQQLLLGAYGALMKEAARGNVELTPRREMLDLIVADNRAVGIVCRNLVSGGIETHMADAVILATGGYANVFYLSTNSVMSNATAAWRAHKRGAYFANPCFTQIHPTCIPVSGEHQSKLTLMSEGLRNDGRIWVPRAKGDARPPAEIPHEERWYYLEERYPSFGNLVPRDVASRAAKRVCDDGHGVRGGYAVYLDFEDALARKGIQSLDEKYGNLFEMYERITDEDPRKTPMRIYPAAHYTMGGLWVDYNLMSTLPGLFVIGEANFSDHGANRLGASALMQGLADGYFILPYTIGDFLAGAGKANADANHPSARDAARETQKRLDRLIGLKGKKTVRELHRELGLLLWNTCGMARSADSLNEALKRIPELREEFWNNVNVLGSQGSFNQLLESAGRVADFLELAELMCRDALERNESCGSHLREEYQTDEGEPRRNDDAFCHVAAWEYDSVSETHRLHKEPLRFEEVKLVQRSYA